In Brachypodium distachyon strain Bd21 chromosome 2, Brachypodium_distachyon_v3.0, whole genome shotgun sequence, one genomic interval encodes:
- the LOC100827140 gene encoding protein RETICULATA-RELATED 3, chloroplastic yields the protein MASTAFAAAKFLPSAHLDSSPRLSQLRAAPTANLSFSPLPTSSSSSLLTLRSPCPSGPGGKLPPPPRSYGGGGGSGDAADSGGDGGRGGILGMFLAGWAARVAADPQFPFKVLMEELVGVTACVLGDMSSRPNFGLNELDFVFSTLVVGSILNFVLMYLLAPTAGVSAAVSALPSHMFEAGPYSVGSRVATLVSKGATFAAVGFGAGLLGTAISNGLISLRKRMDPAFETPNKPPPTMLNAATWALHMGISSNLRYQTLNGFEYLLGKAAPAPVFKVSVIALRCMNNVLGGMSFVMLARLTGAQKSDKPATSVSEAKERLIAEGDAIAANVGAEGRDVEGK from the coding sequence atggcctccacggccttcgccgccgccaagttCCTCCCGTCAGCCCACCTCGACTCCTCCCCGCGCCTCTCCCagctccgcgccgccccgaCCGCCAacctctccttctccccgctccccacctcctcctcttcctcgctcCTGACGCTCCGATCCCCTTGCCCGTCTGGCCCAGGAGGGAAGctgccccctcccccgcgctcctacggcggcggcggcggatctggCGATGCCGCGGACTCagggggcgacggcggccgtgGTGGCATCCTCGGCATGTTCCTCGCCGGCTGGGCGGCCCGCGTCGCCGCGGATCCCCAGTTCCCCTTCAAGGTGCTCAtggaggagctcgtcggcgtcaCCGCCTGCGTGCTCGGCGACATGTCCTCCCGCCCCAACTTCGGCCTCAACGAGCTCGACTTcgtcttctccaccctcgtcGTCGGATCCATCCTCAACTTCGTCCTCATGTACCTCCTCGCCCCCACCGCGGgggtctccgccgccgtctccgccctCCCCAGCCACATGTTCGAGGCGGGACCCTACTCCGTTGGCTCTCGCGTCGCCACCCTCGTCTCCAAGGGCGCCACTTTCGCGGCCGTCGGCTTCGGGGCTGGGCTCCTCGGCACCGCGATCTCCAACGGGCTCATCTCCCTCAGGAAGCGCATGGACCCGGCGTTCGAGACTCCCAACAAGCCGCCACCCACCATGCTCAACGCCGCCACCTGGGCGCTCCACATGGGCATCAGCAGCAACCTGCGGTACCAGACCCTCAATGGGTTCGAATACCTTCTTGGCAAGGCCGCCCCGGCTCCGGTGTTCAAGGTCTCCGTTATTGCCCTACGGTGCATGAACAACGTGCTTGGTGGGATGTCCTTTGTGATGCTCGCGAGGCTGACTGGCGCGCAGAAGTCGGATAAGCCGGCGACCTCCGTTTCGGAAGCAAAGGAGAGATTGATAGCTGAGGGAGATGCCATTGCTGCGAATGTTGGCGCTGAGGGAAGGGATGTAGAGGGGAAGTAA
- the LOC100827454 gene encoding ABSCISIC ACID-INSENSITIVE 5-like protein 2 has protein sequence MGSRKMASQPGRGGGDAGTSQRGQMQNLARQGSLYSLTLDEVQNHLGEPLQSMNLDELLRTVFPDEADPDGATTSKYEPSAGLLRQGSITMPSELSKKTVDEVWKGIQDAPKKNVQEGGRRRRERQTTLGEMTLEDFLVKAGVVAEGYLKDLNDAGNGGFVGRGATAAGATELTSGAQWLDPYQQQIAVSAIESHQHMQQIMPGAYMHSPLQLVPQPLNVVTAAPAILDSAYSDGHNTSPMVSPTSDSQTPGRKRGIPGDVPNKFVERRQKRMIKNRESAARSRARKQAYTNELENKVSRLEEENERLKKQKELDMLLCSVALPEPKYQLRRTCSAAF, from the exons ATGGGGAGTCGGAAAATGGCGTCACAACCcgggcgcggcggtggcgatgCCGGCACATCACAGCGCGGGCAGATGCAGAACCTGGCGAGACAAGGATCTCTGTATAGCCTCACCCTCGACGAGGTGCAGAACCATTTGGGAGAACCCTTGCAGAGTATGAACCTCGATGAGCTTCTTAGGACCGTCTTTCCTGATGAAGCGGACCCTGATGGTGCAACGACTAGCAAGTATGAGCCGAGTGCAGGCCTCTTGCGCCAAGGGAGCATCACAATGCCATCTGAGCTCAGCAAGAAGACGGTGGATGAGGTGTGGAAGGGCATCCAGGATGCACCGAAAAAGAATGTCCAGGaaggaggtcggcggcggcgggagaggcAGACGACACTCGGGGAGATGACACTCGAGGATTTTTTGGTCAAAGCAGGGGTCGTCGCTGAAGGATATCTCAAGGACTTGAACGATGCAGGTAATGGGGGTTTTGTTGGGAGAGGTGCTACAGCAGCTGGAGCCACCGAATTGACATCTGGGGCACAGTGGTTAGATCCGTATCAGCAGCAGATTGCAGTTTCAGCTATCGAGTCTCATCAGCATATGCAGCAAATTATGCCAGGTGCTTATATGCACAGTCCGTTACAGTTAGTCCCTCAGCCACTGAATGTTGTGACTGCTGCTCCTGCTATTCTGGACTCTGCCTACTCTGATGGCCACAATACTTCACCAATGGTCAGCCCAACTTCTGATTCTCAGACACCTGGGAGGAAGCGTGGTATACCAGGAGATGTCCCAAACAAATTCGTGGAGAGAAGGCAGAAGAGGATGATCAAGAATAGGGAGTCGGCTGCCCGTTCAAGGGCTAGGAAGCAG GCATACACTAATGAACTTGAAAACAAGGTATCTCGTTTAGAAGAGGAGAATGAGAGGTTAAAGAAGCAAAag GAGTTGGACATGTTACTTTGCTCTGTGGCTCTACCGGAACCCAAGTATCAACTGAGGAGAACATGCTCAGCGGCTTTCTGA